The Chryseobacterium geocarposphaerae genome window below encodes:
- a CDS encoding glycosyltransferase family 2 protein, producing MKFCVGITTYNRLDLIERMSSSLNTSNDIELCNIRIYDDKSSEISLDDIKSAFPNAKEIIVRDKNLGADRNMYQMFLDFLDTQDDYLFVADSDLIFHPEWFLFFKRYSHFDILSLYNSVSHKVMGTVNEEIIHKLHIGAAGTIFKRNIVKEIIENVPPSRSYDWDWSNFLVKKGYHLNVSKRSYVQHIGIIGTNNDGGSVIDFGLNFLPGNAINEKYLIDFFQHALISKDEFIKYSYSPKIVLRKIKSAFKILKWKISNQ from the coding sequence ATGAAGTTTTGCGTTGGAATAACAACATATAACAGGCTTGACCTGATAGAAAGAATGTCTTCATCATTAAACACCTCTAATGATATAGAATTATGTAATATAAGAATATATGATGATAAGAGTTCTGAAATTTCTCTAGATGATATTAAAAGTGCATTCCCTAATGCAAAAGAAATAATAGTAAGAGATAAAAACTTAGGTGCTGATCGCAATATGTACCAAATGTTTTTAGATTTTTTAGATACTCAAGATGATTATTTATTTGTTGCAGATTCGGATTTAATTTTCCATCCTGAATGGTTTCTGTTTTTCAAAAGATATTCTCATTTTGATATTCTGTCTTTATACAATTCTGTTTCACATAAGGTAATGGGAACTGTAAATGAAGAAATAATACACAAACTTCATATAGGTGCTGCAGGAACCATTTTTAAAAGAAATATAGTTAAGGAGATTATAGAGAATGTGCCTCCTTCACGTAGTTATGATTGGGATTGGTCTAATTTTTTAGTCAAAAAAGGATATCATTTAAATGTTTCTAAGAGGAGCTATGTGCAACACATAGGAATAATTGGGACTAATAATGATGGTGGATCAGTTATTGATTTTGGTTTAAATTTTTTACCAGGAAATGCTATTAATGAAAAATATTTAATAGATTTTTTTCAGCATGCCCTGATTTCGAAGGATGAATTTATAAAATATAGCTACAGTCCAAAAATAGTGCTTCGGAAAATAA
- a CDS encoding glycosyltransferase family 2 protein, whose translation MKPLLSIAIATKNRQTYCRSAVESILSLNNYSIQVIVQDNSDDRNLELLLEKHFDDSRLIYNYTAPPFSSIDNFNAAIGLAAGEYVCLIGDDDGINPEIIDATIWAKENDVDALTGSLSANYTWENTGAPGTFFTKNVGSNLSVLQFSARVYQVNLEDSLKKLMANGCTNYSEFDFPKLYHGIIRKSILDKIKEDTGDYLKGLSPDIYSAIALSCYVNKLVVIDYPLTIPGVCGQSTTVSEGQVKKHSKKIEDAPHFRDRGDYVWSKEVPRIYCVQTIWADSGFAALREMGRSDLIQLFDQYMLFANIIYADKSLKNMVYKHIADLNSTKKLTLRNRIKLNQAFLKGPIFKFITKRAVGRLKIILKISKFKNINDLPTINEAMLALTDYLKEEYQKPVHYYLNRYLPK comes from the coding sequence TTGTAGAAGTGCGGTAGAAAGCATTTTATCTTTAAACAATTATAGTATACAAGTTATAGTTCAGGATAATAGTGATGACAGGAATTTAGAACTATTATTAGAAAAACATTTTGATGATTCTAGGCTTATTTATAATTATACGGCGCCACCTTTCTCATCAATTGATAATTTTAATGCTGCAATAGGATTAGCTGCTGGAGAGTATGTGTGTTTGATTGGCGATGATGATGGTATCAATCCTGAAATAATTGATGCGACGATTTGGGCTAAGGAAAATGATGTAGATGCTTTAACGGGTAGTTTATCAGCAAATTATACTTGGGAAAACACCGGTGCTCCGGGTACTTTTTTTACGAAGAATGTTGGTTCTAACTTAAGTGTTTTACAATTTAGCGCTCGTGTTTATCAGGTTAATTTAGAAGACTCTTTAAAAAAGCTAATGGCTAATGGATGCACAAACTACTCTGAATTTGATTTTCCCAAATTATATCATGGTATTATCAGAAAAAGTATTTTAGATAAAATAAAAGAGGATACGGGAGATTATTTAAAAGGCTTAAGTCCAGATATTTATTCTGCAATTGCATTATCTTGCTATGTAAACAAATTAGTGGTAATTGATTATCCATTAACCATACCTGGTGTTTGTGGTCAGAGCACAACTGTTTCTGAAGGACAAGTAAAAAAACATTCAAAAAAAATAGAGGACGCTCCTCATTTTCGAGATCGGGGAGATTATGTATGGAGTAAAGAAGTTCCTCGCATATACTGTGTACAAACAATCTGGGCGGATTCTGGATTTGCAGCATTAAGGGAAATGGGACGATCTGATCTTATTCAGCTTTTTGATCAATATATGCTTTTTGCAAATATCATTTATGCTGATAAAAGCTTAAAAAATATGGTTTACAAGCATATTGCTGATCTAAATTCCACAAAAAAATTAACTCTCAGGAATCGAATCAAATTAAATCAAGCATTTTTAAAAGGTCCAATTTTTAAATTTATAACTAAAAGAGCTGTTGGAAGATTAAAAATAATATTAAAAATCTCTAAATTTAAAAATATTAATGATTTACCAACAATAAATGAAGCTATGCTTGCCTTAACGGATTATTTAAAAGAAGAGTATCAAAAACCTGTTCATTATTATTTAAATAGATACTTGCCTAAATAA